One region of Rhodocaloribacter litoris genomic DNA includes:
- the casA gene encoding type I-E CRISPR-associated protein Cse1/CasA — translation MPSFNLIHEPWLPVLDADGRRHEVGLRDALVHAHQWREVYADNPIETAALNRLLLAIVIDGFLPHPDEDAWWDRWEAGRFDEHAVDAYFADPVRADRFDLLHPERPFYQHPEPLAKDPAPLSKLFHAEASGNNATLFGHEVDAFPRPRSLAETARAVVCTQAAALGGGVSKPFNFSHAPLVGGAVFWIRGRSLFEALLLNASPEPDARMMLHENDDPGWPPAWERPLPEIHARRPVHGYRDYLTWQARRLTLVTETQPGGETVATAVYITQGDKDDPLVQNDPLMASAVSRNKGVFPYGLRADRAVWRDADTLFKLLRPGEGGSPRTFSWLREVHRLTGIDRYAVDVFGLINDQAKVEMWRHEQMPVFPALLADAADEGQPIHQIQGALDLANEQSDIIKNAMWWTSAYLVLPPKMGDTRSREEIDENIIQEARKLPKDKKTKKSRIDRLVDAIDARPSFWAALEPHFHAFLARLAEHAADDYDTRQAILWDWAKIVYEAAREAFRAATAHLDRDAWQLRAVAEGTRRLMRPRAFREHLQTLTTEEA, via the coding sequence ATGCCCTCCTTCAACCTGATCCATGAACCCTGGCTGCCGGTGCTCGACGCCGACGGCCGGCGCCACGAGGTGGGCCTTCGTGACGCGCTGGTCCACGCCCACCAATGGCGTGAAGTCTATGCGGACAACCCCATCGAGACGGCGGCGCTTAACCGACTACTCCTGGCTATTGTCATCGACGGCTTCCTGCCGCACCCGGACGAGGACGCCTGGTGGGACCGCTGGGAGGCCGGCCGCTTCGACGAACATGCCGTCGATGCCTACTTCGCCGACCCCGTGCGAGCGGACCGGTTCGACCTGCTGCATCCCGAGCGCCCGTTCTACCAGCACCCGGAGCCGCTGGCGAAAGATCCTGCGCCGCTGAGCAAGCTGTTTCACGCCGAGGCCAGCGGCAACAACGCCACGCTGTTCGGACACGAGGTAGATGCCTTCCCCCGCCCCCGATCGCTGGCCGAGACGGCCCGCGCCGTGGTCTGCACGCAGGCAGCCGCTCTTGGCGGCGGGGTGTCGAAACCGTTCAACTTTTCCCATGCCCCGCTCGTGGGCGGGGCCGTCTTCTGGATCCGGGGCCGTTCCCTCTTTGAAGCCCTGCTGCTCAACGCCTCCCCCGAGCCCGATGCCCGCATGATGCTGCACGAGAACGACGATCCCGGGTGGCCACCGGCCTGGGAACGCCCGCTGCCCGAGATCCATGCGCGGCGCCCGGTGCACGGCTACCGGGACTACCTGACGTGGCAGGCTCGCCGCCTGACGCTGGTCACGGAAACCCAGCCCGGCGGTGAGACGGTCGCCACGGCTGTCTACATCACTCAGGGCGACAAGGACGACCCGCTCGTCCAGAACGACCCGCTGATGGCTTCGGCCGTCTCGAGAAACAAGGGCGTCTTCCCCTACGGCCTCCGGGCGGACCGGGCCGTATGGCGCGATGCGGACACGCTGTTCAAGCTTCTGCGGCCCGGCGAGGGCGGCAGCCCCCGCACGTTCTCGTGGCTCCGCGAGGTGCACCGCCTCACGGGCATCGACCGCTATGCCGTGGATGTGTTCGGCCTCATCAACGACCAGGCCAAGGTTGAGATGTGGCGGCATGAGCAGATGCCCGTCTTCCCCGCCCTGCTGGCCGACGCGGCGGACGAGGGCCAGCCGATCCACCAGATCCAGGGTGCGCTCGATCTCGCCAACGAACAGTCGGATATTATCAAAAACGCCATGTGGTGGACTTCTGCCTATTTAGTTTTACCTCCAAAAATGGGAGATACACGCTCTAGAGAAGAAATCGATGAAAATATTATTCAAGAGGCCAGAAAGCTGCCTAAAGATAAGAAAACGAAAAAGAGCCGGATTGACAGACTTGTCGATGCCATTGATGCACGTCCCTCTTTCTGGGCAGCCCTGGAACCCCACTTCCACGCCTTCCTGGCCCGGCTGGCCGAGCACGCCGCGGACGATTACGACACCCGCCAGGCCATCCTCTGGGACTGGGCGAAGATCGTCTATGAAGCCGCCCGGGAGGCGTTCCGGGCCGCCACCGCCCACCTCGACCGGGATGCCTGGCAACTCCGCGCCGTGGCCGAAGGAACGCGCCGCCTCATGCGCCCCAGAGCCTTTCGCGAACACCTTCAAACCCTGACCACGGAGGAAGCATGA
- the casB gene encoding type I-E CRISPR-associated protein Cse2/CasB, which produces MTAETTTPRATRLQGTDFVGYLIGLAHRSEAGDSTARARLARLRRTLTGRTLTYNGLSEVGDQLPESLHDDDLEAYLLVAALFALDPGTVSPRESLGATLRRLRAELSAGAESLDRRVTALLDADAGDLPYRLRQLVQQLASRGLTPDYLRLLNDLLAWNHPRRFVQRQWARDYWVG; this is translated from the coding sequence ATGACTGCTGAAACCACCACTCCCCGGGCCACACGCCTCCAGGGAACCGACTTTGTCGGCTACCTGATCGGTCTGGCCCATCGGTCCGAAGCGGGCGACAGCACCGCCCGCGCACGGCTGGCCCGCCTGCGCCGCACCCTCACGGGACGAACGCTGACGTACAACGGCCTGAGTGAAGTGGGCGACCAGTTGCCCGAATCCCTGCACGATGATGACCTGGAAGCCTACCTCCTGGTGGCGGCGCTGTTCGCCCTCGATCCCGGAACCGTAAGCCCCAGAGAATCCCTGGGTGCCACCCTGCGCCGCCTGCGTGCCGAACTCTCCGCCGGCGCCGAGAGCCTGGACCGGCGTGTGACGGCCCTGCTCGACGCCGACGCCGGGGACCTGCCCTACCGGCTCCGACAGCTCGTGCAGCAACTGGCGTCCCGCGGCCTCACCCCGGACTACCTCCGCCTGCTGAACGACCTGCTGGCCTGGAACCACCCGCGCCGCTTCGTGCAGCGTCAATGGGCCCGTGACTACTGGGTGGGATGA
- the cas7e gene encoding type I-E CRISPR-associated protein Cas7/Cse4/CasC: MKIELHILQNFPPANLNRDDTGSPKDCEFGGVRRARISSQCRKRSIRTSPVFQETLGENIAIRTKQSDKPLAKRLVEKHGFDEDEARKLARGLVGKMLGWDEAKQCTKVLFYVGYDELDRLAELIHEHVDTLREALQAIEALGDDASKKEREAAEKAYDTALGELVKAFTKETRDHIRAVDIALFGRMLAEVPGMNIDAACQVAHAISTNKVDMDFDYFTAVDDLNPKEETGAGMIGTTGFNSACFYSYALIDADQLAANLNGDRALAVEGIKAFLKAALHAIPSGKQNSFAAQTPPSLFMAVVRENGAMPWSLANAFVEPVRGPRREGDPGLVEASVRALDEHWASLAEMYGTEGTHCFVKVARDVDVLKHLAGARVETARAVIDAVAERLAPWSREVAA, from the coding sequence ATGAAGATCGAACTCCACATCCTGCAGAACTTCCCCCCGGCCAATCTGAACCGGGACGACACGGGCTCGCCGAAAGATTGCGAATTCGGCGGCGTGCGACGGGCCCGTATCTCGTCGCAATGCCGAAAGCGGAGTATCCGCACCTCTCCGGTTTTCCAGGAAACGCTCGGCGAGAACATCGCCATTCGTACCAAGCAGAGCGACAAACCCCTGGCCAAACGCCTCGTCGAAAAGCACGGCTTCGACGAGGACGAGGCCCGGAAGCTGGCCCGGGGGCTGGTGGGCAAGATGCTCGGATGGGACGAGGCCAAGCAATGCACGAAGGTGCTCTTTTACGTCGGCTACGACGAACTCGACCGGCTGGCCGAGCTCATCCACGAACACGTCGATACGCTCCGGGAGGCCCTCCAGGCCATAGAGGCCCTGGGAGACGATGCCTCCAAGAAAGAGCGTGAGGCCGCCGAGAAGGCGTATGACACGGCCCTGGGCGAACTGGTCAAGGCCTTCACGAAAGAAACGCGGGACCACATCCGCGCTGTCGACATCGCCCTCTTTGGTCGAATGCTGGCCGAAGTGCCGGGCATGAACATCGACGCTGCCTGCCAGGTGGCCCACGCCATCTCCACGAACAAGGTGGACATGGACTTCGACTACTTCACCGCCGTGGACGACCTCAACCCGAAGGAGGAGACCGGCGCCGGCATGATCGGCACGACGGGTTTCAACTCGGCCTGCTTTTACAGCTACGCGCTCATCGACGCCGACCAGCTGGCCGCCAACCTGAACGGGGATCGGGCGCTGGCCGTCGAGGGCATCAAGGCTTTTCTGAAGGCGGCGCTCCACGCCATACCCTCGGGCAAGCAGAACAGCTTCGCTGCCCAGACGCCGCCGTCGCTCTTCATGGCCGTCGTGCGCGAGAACGGCGCCATGCCCTGGTCGCTGGCGAACGCCTTCGTGGAGCCGGTGCGGGGGCCGCGCCGCGAGGGAGACCCCGGCCTGGTGGAGGCCTCCGTCCGCGCCCTCGACGAGCACTGGGCCAGCCTGGCGGAGATGTACGGCACCGAGGGTACGCACTGCTTCGTCAAGGTGGCCCGCGACGTGGATGTGCTCAAGCACCTGGCCGGCGCACGGGTCGAGACGGCCCGGGCCGTGATCGACGCCGTGGCCGAAAGACTGGCTCCGTGGAGCCGGGAGGTGGCGGCATGA
- the cas5e gene encoding type I-E CRISPR-associated protein Cas5/CasD, whose amino-acid sequence MTYTLLLRLAAPLQAWGLQSRFSIRDTAREPTKSGVLGLVCAALGRPCHAAIDDLRALRLAVRVDREGLVRRDFHTAQNVLIASNTARQIERGRPKLKDTEPSVRYYLADAWFTVALAGPDRNLLQAIDVALGAPRWPLALGRKACVPGWPVRIVQEDGTPLGPLAGHPLEVLRAFRDPLGDDAPTAPEDGWRFVLDADVPHPALRVAQIRIQPDDPLSFHNRRFLPRRVVVGFASPTGDAGVSRE is encoded by the coding sequence ATGACGTACACGCTGCTCCTGCGGCTGGCGGCCCCCCTGCAGGCCTGGGGCCTCCAGAGCCGCTTCTCCATCCGCGACACCGCCCGCGAGCCGACCAAGAGCGGCGTCCTCGGGCTGGTCTGCGCCGCCCTCGGGCGCCCGTGCCATGCCGCTATCGACGACCTCCGTGCCCTCCGCCTGGCCGTCCGCGTCGACCGGGAGGGCCTCGTGCGCCGCGACTTCCACACGGCCCAGAACGTGCTCATCGCCAGCAACACGGCGCGGCAGATCGAGCGCGGCCGGCCGAAGCTCAAGGACACCGAACCCTCGGTGCGCTACTACCTGGCCGATGCCTGGTTTACGGTGGCCCTCGCCGGCCCGGACCGCAACCTGCTTCAGGCCATCGACGTGGCCCTGGGGGCACCCCGCTGGCCCCTTGCCCTCGGGCGCAAGGCCTGTGTGCCGGGCTGGCCCGTGCGGATCGTGCAGGAGGACGGCACCCCCCTCGGACCGCTTGCGGGCCATCCGCTCGAGGTGCTCCGCGCCTTCCGCGACCCCCTCGGGGATGACGCGCCGACGGCCCCCGAGGACGGATGGCGCTTCGTCCTCGATGCCGACGTGCCCCACCCGGCCCTGCGCGTGGCGCAGATCCGGATACAGCCCGACGACCCGCTCTCGTTCCACAACCGGCGGTTCCTGCCCCGGCGGGTCGTCGTCGGCTTTGCCTCCCCGACCGGGGACGCCGGCGTGTCCAGAGAATGA
- the cas6e gene encoding type I-E CRISPR-associated protein Cas6/Cse3/CasE, with protein MYLSRLFLNPRNPGARRDAARPYELHRTLLRALEHAPDPERLLFRLEPERGPGVPVVLVQTDHTPPDWGPLMANGYLLRADGPKAFEPALHAGQRLRFRLVANPTVKKKVPGKKHGARVPLIHDGPNAHGYPSYHDWLRRRAEQAGFEVLAVQDAPFRTAPKRRKREVPATTYEKTQIPLFGVRFDGVLRVTDPARLAEALRRGIGPAKAFGFGLLSLAPAP; from the coding sequence ATGTACCTGAGCCGACTTTTCCTCAACCCGCGCAACCCCGGCGCCCGGCGCGATGCAGCCCGGCCCTACGAGCTCCACCGGACGCTCCTGCGTGCCCTCGAACACGCTCCGGACCCTGAGCGCCTGCTCTTCCGCCTCGAGCCCGAGCGCGGGCCGGGCGTGCCGGTCGTCCTCGTGCAGACCGATCACACCCCGCCCGACTGGGGGCCACTCATGGCAAACGGCTACCTCCTGCGCGCCGACGGCCCGAAAGCCTTCGAGCCTGCCCTGCACGCCGGGCAGCGGCTCCGCTTCCGCCTCGTCGCCAACCCGACGGTGAAGAAGAAAGTGCCGGGCAAGAAGCACGGCGCGCGTGTGCCGCTCATCCACGACGGGCCGAACGCGCACGGTTATCCGAGCTATCACGACTGGCTCCGGCGCCGTGCCGAGCAGGCCGGCTTCGAGGTCCTCGCCGTGCAGGACGCCCCCTTCCGCACGGCACCGAAACGCCGGAAACGAGAGGTCCCTGCCACCACCTACGAAAAGACGCAGATCCCGCTCTTCGGTGTGCGCTTCGACGGGGTGCTGCGCGTCACCGACCCCGCGCGCCTGGCCGAGGCCCTGCGCCGGGGCATCGGCCCCGCCAAGGCCTTCGGTTTCGGGCTGCTCTCCCTGGCGCCGGCCCCGTGA
- a CDS encoding nucleotidyltransferase domain-containing protein: MPHSIRQALDEARQRLEALYGDRLVQAILYGSRARGEARPDSDVDVLVILRGELDLFQEIERLTQLQLALEDRYDLRFSFQPFTEEAYLHRQSPFLINVRAEGTSL; the protein is encoded by the coding sequence ATGCCCCATTCCATACGGCAAGCCCTCGATGAAGCCCGGCAACGGCTCGAGGCCCTGTACGGGGACCGGCTTGTGCAGGCCATCCTCTACGGCTCCCGGGCCCGCGGCGAGGCCCGTCCGGACAGCGACGTGGACGTTCTCGTGATCCTGCGCGGGGAACTCGACCTCTTCCAGGAAATCGAGCGACTGACGCAGCTGCAGCTGGCCCTGGAGGATCGATACGATCTACGCTTCTCCTTCCAGCCGTTCACGGAGGAAGCATACCTGCATCGTCAGAGTCCTTTTCTGATCAACGTCCGGGCCGAGGGAACCAGCCTATGA
- a CDS encoding HEPN domain-containing protein — protein sequence MTPEQQALLAKAHRALETASIVLRDGDHDAAVNRAYYAAFYAATAALLLVGETPKTHTGTHHRFRHHFVTTGRLSAAPHDILERAYNLRQRADYEALSLFDETGTRHLVADVERFVRAVAAMIAAWPDQNPAP from the coding sequence ATGACGCCGGAACAGCAGGCGCTTCTTGCCAAAGCCCACCGTGCGCTGGAGACGGCTTCGATCGTCCTTCGCGACGGCGACCACGACGCCGCCGTGAACCGGGCGTACTATGCCGCCTTCTATGCCGCGACGGCCGCCCTCCTTCTGGTGGGAGAGACGCCGAAGACACACACCGGCACGCATCATCGTTTCCGCCACCATTTCGTCACCACCGGCCGGCTATCCGCTGCTCCGCACGACATCCTGGAGCGTGCCTACAACTTGCGCCAACGCGCCGATTACGAAGCCCTATCCCTGTTCGACGAAACCGGAACGCGCCACCTTGTTGCCGACGTCGAGCGCTTCGTACGGGCCGTGGCGGCCATGATCGCCGCATGGCCCGATCAGAACCCGGCCCCGTGA
- the cas1e gene encoding type I-E CRISPR-associated endonuclease Cas1e, giving the protein MLPHSYRDLPRVGDSISYLYFEYGRVEQTRLGVEYVNKDGRTLLPVAGLTTLLLGPGTTVTHAAVRTLTRAGCLIVWVGEEGVRCYAQGLGETHKAYKLMRQAALASDPDARMKVVERMYRFRFREPLPEGLSIEQVRGFEGRRVRDAYAEAAARYGLSWHGRQYDRGNWSAADPMNRALSAANACLNGLAHAAILSAGYSTGLGFIHQANSLPSSTTSPTSTRPASACPWPLPPWPR; this is encoded by the coding sequence ATGTTGCCGCACTCCTACCGCGACCTTCCCCGCGTCGGCGATTCGATCTCGTACCTGTACTTCGAGTACGGGCGGGTGGAGCAGACGCGGCTGGGGGTCGAATACGTCAACAAAGACGGGCGCACGCTCCTGCCGGTGGCCGGGTTGACGACGCTCCTGCTGGGGCCGGGCACGACCGTCACGCACGCGGCCGTCCGCACGCTCACGCGGGCCGGCTGCCTGATCGTGTGGGTGGGCGAGGAAGGGGTCCGCTGCTATGCCCAGGGCCTCGGCGAGACACACAAGGCGTACAAGCTCATGCGGCAGGCGGCGCTGGCCTCGGACCCCGACGCGCGGATGAAGGTCGTCGAGCGGATGTATCGCTTCCGGTTCCGCGAGCCGCTCCCGGAAGGCCTGAGCATCGAGCAGGTGCGGGGGTTCGAGGGCCGGCGCGTGCGGGATGCTTATGCCGAGGCCGCCGCACGGTACGGCCTCTCCTGGCACGGTCGCCAATATGATCGTGGAAATTGGAGCGCCGCCGACCCGATGAACCGGGCCCTCTCGGCAGCCAACGCCTGCCTCAACGGCCTTGCCCACGCCGCTATCCTCTCGGCCGGCTACAGTACCGGCCTCGGCTTCATCCACCAGGCAAACAGCTTGCCTTCGTCTACGACATCGCCGACCTCTACAAGACCCGCCTCAGCGTGCCCGTGGCCTTTGCCACCGTGGCCGAGGTGA
- the cas2e gene encoding type I-E CRISPR-associated endoribonuclease Cas2e, translating to MTVMILERVTPSTRGDLSRWMIEVKTGVFVGRLSALVRDNLWKRCLKLTENDDATLMQIWSTNNEQGFDLRVHNPKGRFPYQNEGIWLVMVADPDPRREP from the coding sequence ATGACCGTGATGATCCTGGAACGGGTGACACCCTCGACCCGGGGCGACTTGAGCCGCTGGATGATCGAGGTGAAGACCGGCGTCTTCGTCGGACGCCTCTCCGCTCTCGTGCGAGACAACCTCTGGAAACGCTGCCTGAAACTCACCGAGAACGACGACGCCACCCTCATGCAGATCTGGTCCACGAACAACGAGCAGGGATTCGATCTGCGAGTCCACAACCCGAAAGGACGCTTTCCCTACCAGAACGAAGGGATCTGGCTCGTGATGGTGGCCGACCCCGACCCGCGCCGGGAGCCCTGA
- a CDS encoding amidohydrolase family protein, translating to MKSLFRLFALLAGSLLVAAPGQAQLAVRADTLYTMAGAPIPDGVVLIRDGKIERVGPAERVAIPAGYRVLEAVVVTPGLIDAHSVVGLAGILNIDHDQDQLDTSDPVQPELRAFDAYNAREELVGWVRSFGVTTLHTGHGPGAVISGQTMLVKTRGETVSEALLDSVAAVAATLGPMIERYFKSPGTRAKAVALLRAELLKARAYRQKQQAADPARRPDPDLGMEMLVRVLDGEVPLLITAQRVPEIMAALRLQREFGFRLVLDGVAEAYLVLDEIRQAGVPVILHPTMVRPGGEAVGATLETAARLHAAGIPFAFQSGFEGYVPKTRVVLFEAAMAAANGLPRQAALEALTLQAARILGVADRVGSLEPGKDADLVLFDGDPFEYTTHVCTVIIDGEPVHETCR from the coding sequence ATGAAAAGCCTGTTTCGTCTGTTTGCGCTGCTGGCCGGGTCGTTGCTCGTGGCCGCTCCCGGGCAGGCCCAGCTGGCCGTCCGCGCCGACACGCTCTACACGATGGCCGGTGCGCCCATCCCGGACGGGGTCGTCCTGATCCGTGACGGCAAGATCGAACGGGTGGGACCGGCCGAACGTGTCGCCATCCCCGCGGGCTACCGGGTCCTCGAAGCGGTGGTGGTGACGCCGGGCCTCATCGACGCGCACAGCGTGGTGGGGCTGGCCGGTATCCTGAACATCGATCACGACCAGGACCAGCTGGATACGTCCGATCCCGTCCAGCCGGAACTGCGGGCGTTCGACGCCTACAACGCCCGGGAGGAGCTCGTCGGGTGGGTGCGCAGCTTCGGGGTCACCACGCTGCACACCGGCCACGGGCCCGGCGCGGTCATCAGCGGCCAGACCATGCTGGTCAAGACCCGCGGGGAGACGGTGTCGGAGGCGCTCCTCGACTCGGTCGCCGCGGTCGCGGCGACGCTCGGCCCCATGATCGAGCGGTATTTCAAGAGCCCGGGCACGCGGGCCAAGGCCGTGGCGCTGCTGCGGGCCGAGTTGCTCAAGGCCCGGGCCTATCGCCAGAAGCAGCAGGCCGCGGACCCGGCCCGCCGCCCGGACCCGGACCTGGGGATGGAGATGCTCGTCCGGGTGCTCGACGGGGAGGTGCCGCTCCTGATCACGGCCCAGCGGGTGCCCGAGATCATGGCGGCCCTGCGCCTGCAGCGGGAGTTCGGCTTCCGGCTGGTGCTGGACGGGGTGGCCGAGGCCTATCTGGTGCTGGATGAGATCCGGCAGGCCGGCGTGCCGGTGATCCTGCATCCGACCATGGTGCGGCCCGGCGGCGAGGCGGTAGGGGCGACGCTGGAGACGGCCGCCCGGCTGCACGCGGCGGGCATCCCGTTCGCCTTCCAGAGCGGCTTCGAGGGCTATGTGCCCAAGACCCGGGTGGTGCTGTTCGAAGCGGCCATGGCGGCGGCCAACGGACTGCCTCGCCAGGCCGCCCTCGAGGCGCTGACCCTCCAGGCGGCCCGGATCCTGGGCGTGGCCGACCGGGTGGGCTCGCTGGAGCCGGGCAAGGATGCCGACCTGGTGCTGTTCGACGGCGATCCTTTCGAGTACACCACGCACGTCTGCACGGTGATCATCGACGGCGAGCCCGTCCACGAGACCTGCCGGTGA
- a CDS encoding amidohydrolase family protein: MRNVGLLLLLVLWPSGALAQEQPVVFRGATLYPISGPPIEQGVLVVRQGRIVAVGPEGAVDVPAGAVVHDVTGKVIMPGLVDTHSHIGRVEGGDRSAPLHPAVRTLDAIDVRHSSVHRARAGGITTVNVMSGSGHLLSGQTAYLKLRKGDTVEDLLYCRDPLREVCGGLKMANGTNPQGDPPFPGTRARAAALVRQQFAKALAYRRKVEQAAGDSTKMPERDLDMEALLDVLDGRRVVHFHTHRHDDILTVLRLRREFGFRVVLHHVSEAWKVADEIAAAGVPASIIVLDSPGGKQEASEIRMENGAVLERAGADVAFHTDDLITDSRWFLRSAALGVRAGMSAAKALEALTLAGARMLDLAGRVGSLEPGKDADFILLSGDPLSVYTHVEQTWVEGQKVFDRADPEDRPYAVGGADVFDDGDTFVHDH, encoded by the coding sequence ATGCGGAACGTAGGTCTTCTGTTACTGCTCGTCCTGTGGCCGTCCGGCGCGCTCGCGCAGGAGCAGCCGGTCGTCTTCCGGGGGGCGACGCTCTACCCGATCAGCGGGCCGCCCATCGAGCAGGGCGTGCTCGTGGTGCGGCAGGGCCGGATCGTGGCCGTCGGTCCCGAAGGCGCCGTGGACGTCCCGGCCGGTGCCGTGGTACACGACGTGACGGGCAAGGTGATCATGCCGGGGCTGGTCGATACCCACTCCCACATCGGGCGCGTGGAGGGCGGCGACCGCTCGGCCCCGCTCCATCCGGCCGTCCGTACCCTCGACGCCATCGACGTGCGGCACAGTTCGGTGCATCGTGCCCGCGCCGGCGGCATCACCACGGTGAACGTCATGTCGGGCTCGGGCCACCTGCTCAGCGGGCAGACGGCCTACCTGAAGCTGCGCAAGGGGGACACCGTCGAGGACCTGCTCTACTGCCGGGATCCCCTGCGAGAGGTCTGCGGGGGGCTCAAGATGGCGAACGGGACCAACCCGCAGGGCGATCCGCCGTTTCCCGGCACGCGGGCCCGGGCCGCCGCGCTCGTGCGCCAGCAGTTTGCGAAGGCGCTCGCCTATCGCCGCAAGGTGGAACAGGCCGCGGGCGACTCCACCAAAATGCCGGAGCGGGATCTGGACATGGAGGCGCTGCTCGACGTGCTCGACGGCCGGCGCGTCGTCCATTTCCACACGCACCGGCACGACGACATCCTGACGGTGCTGCGCCTGCGGCGGGAGTTCGGCTTCCGGGTAGTGCTGCACCATGTGAGCGAGGCCTGGAAGGTGGCCGACGAGATCGCCGCCGCCGGCGTCCCCGCCTCGATCATCGTGCTGGATTCGCCCGGTGGCAAGCAGGAAGCCTCCGAGATCCGCATGGAGAACGGGGCGGTGCTGGAACGGGCGGGGGCCGACGTGGCCTTTCATACCGACGACCTGATCACGGATTCGCGCTGGTTCCTGCGGTCGGCCGCGCTGGGCGTGCGGGCCGGCATGTCCGCCGCAAAGGCGCTGGAGGCGCTCACGCTGGCCGGGGCGCGCATGCTGGACCTGGCCGGCCGCGTCGGCTCGCTCGAGCCCGGCAAGGACGCCGACTTCATCCTCCTCTCGGGCGACCCGCTCAGCGTCTATACCCACGTGGAGCAGACCTGGGTGGAAGGGCAGAAGGTGTTCGACCGCGCCGACCCGGAGGACCGCCCGTACGCCGTCGGGGGCGCCGACGTCTTCGACGACGGCGACACCTTCGTTCATGATCATTGA